The following coding sequences are from one Musa acuminata AAA Group cultivar baxijiao chromosome BXJ1-6, Cavendish_Baxijiao_AAA, whole genome shotgun sequence window:
- the LOC135675761 gene encoding S-adenosylmethionine decarboxylase proenzyme-like gives MAFLMDDSAAPPLVSPIGFEGYEKRLEITFSDACVFLDPRGRGLRALSRAQLDSILDLALCTIVSQLSNKDFDSYVLSESSLFVYPYKIILKTCGTTKLLLSIPRILELAAELSLSVHSAKYSRGTFIFPGAQPSPHRSFSEEVSVLNGFFGSLKSGGNAFVIGDASMPSRKWHVYHATEKPEAPMITLEMCMTGLDPERASIFFKNSVDGHVSSAKEMTKLSGISDIIPEMEICDFDFEPCGYSMNGMHGPAFSTVHVTPEDGFSYASYEAMGFNPDSLSYHDLIERVLSCFGPSEFSVATTVLGGGSTWANKVDIYGYSCDNMVEQELPGGGLLVYQTFAASSVTPMSPRSILNNWQGKDDNGFSSEGEVVMDD, from the coding sequence ATGGCATTCTTGATGGATGATTCCGCGGCCCCTCCCCTGGTTTCGCCAATTGGGTTCGAGGGGTACGAGAAACGACTAGAGATTACCTTCTCTGATGCTTGTGTCTTTTTGGATCCCCGTGGCCGGGGACTGCGTGCCCTCTCTCGGGCGCAGTTAGATTCCATTCTGGATCTGGCACTGTGCACCATCGTATCTCAGCTCTCGAACAAGGATTTCGATTCCTATGTCCTCTCTGAGTCGAGTCTTTTTGTGTACCCCTACAAGATCATTCTAAAGACGTGTGGGACAACAAAGCTCCTTCTTTCTATTCCTAGGATCCTTGAGCTTGCAGCAGAGTTATCTCTTTCTGTTCACTCTGCAAAGTACTCGCGCGGGACGTTCATTTTCCCGGGCGCTCAGCCATCTCCACACCGCAGCTTCTCGGAAGAAGTCTCTGTCCTGAATGGCTTCTTTGGCAGCCTCAAGTCTGGGGGTAATGCTTTTGTGATTGGTGATGCATCGATGCCGAGCCGGAAGTGGCACGTATACCATGCTACCGAGAAGCCCGAGGCGCCTATGATTACTCTGGAGATGTGCATGACCGGACTGGACCCTGAACGAGCATCAATCTTCTTCAAGAACTCGGTCGACGGCCACGTTTCTTCTGCCAAGGAGATGACAAAGCTCTCGGGAATCTCTGATATTATCCCGGAGATGGAGATATGCGACTTTGATTTCGAGCCCTGTGGGTACTCGATGAACGGGATGCACGGCCCAGCATTCTCTACTGTCCATGTGACACCGGAGGACGGCTTCAGCTACGCCAGCTACGAAGCCATGGGGTTCAACCCCGACTCCTTGTCGTATCATGACCTGATCGAAAGGGTCCTCAGTTGCTTCGGCCCATCTGAGTTCTCTGTCGCAACCACTGTTCTAGGAGGAGGCTCCACTTGGGCGAACAAGGTCGATATCTATGGCTACAGCTGTGACAACATGGTGGAGCAGGAGCTGCCAGGTGGTGGGCTGTTGGTGTACCAGACCTTTGCTGCGTCCTCTGTGACTCCAATGTCACCTAGGTCGATCCTGAATAACTGGCAAGGAAAAGACGACAATGGGTTCTCCTCGGAGGGTGAGGTGGTGATGGACGACTGA
- the LOC103986908 gene encoding probable steroid-binding protein 3, producing MELTAQQLRGFDGSDESKPIYVAIRGAIYDVSSGKGFYGPGGPYAVFAGREASRALAKMSKSEEDVCGDLDGLSDKELGVLADWENKFQAKYPVVGRLAS from the coding sequence ATGGAGCTAACGGCGCAGCAGCTGAGGGGTTTTGATGGCTCGGACGAGAGCAAGCCCATCTACGTCGCCATCCGCGGCGCCATCTACGATGTCTCCTCCGGCAAGGGCTTCTACGGTCCCGGCGGCCCCTACGCGGTCTTTGCCGGCCGCGAGGCCAGCCGTGCCCTCGCCAAGATGAGCAAGAGCGAGGAAGACGTCTGCGGCGACCTCGACGGCCTCTCTGACAAGGAGCTCGGTGTCCTCGCCGACTGGGAGAACAAGTTCCAAGCCAAGTACCCGGTCGTCGGCCGCCTCGCCTCTTAG
- the LOC103986910 gene encoding probable protein phosphatase 2C 11, translating to MGIYLSSPKTEKFSEDGANARLRFGLSSMQGWRATMEDAHAAVPDLDNCTSFFGVYDGHGGKVVAKFCAKYLHAEILKCEPQLGGDLSASVQKAFLRMDEMMKGQRGWRELAVLGDKMDKFTGLIEGLIWSPRGGYSSEHLDEWAYEEGPHSDFSGPTSGSTACVAVIRNNKLIVANAGDSRCVLSRKGQAISLSTDHKPYLVEEKERIVKAGGFIQAGRINGSLNLTRAIGDMEFKQNKFLPAEKQVVTCNPDINIVELCDDDEFLILACDGVWDCMTSQQLVDFINEHIKTESCLSAVCERVLDRCLAPSTISGDGLDNMTMILVQFNKPIRPDAPHP from the exons ATGGGTATCTACCTAAGCAGTCCAAAAACTGAGAAATTTTCTGAAGATGGTGCCAATGCCAGGCTTAGGTTTGGTTTGTCATCTATGCAAGGATGGCGTGCAACTATGGAAGATGCG CATGCTGCTGTGCCGGATCTTGACAATTGCACATCATTCTTTGGCGTTTATGATGGTCATGGAG GAAAAGTAGTAGCCAAATTCTGTGCAAAATACCTGCACGCTGAAATTCTCAAGTGTGAGCCTCAGTTGGGTGGTGATTTATCTGCTTCAGTACAAAAAGCATTTTTAAG GATGGATGAGATGATGAAAGGACAGAGAGGATGGAGGGAATTAGCTGTACTGGGGGACAAAATGGACAAGTTCACAGGTTTAATTGAAGGATTGATATGGTCCCCAAGGGGTGGTTATTCCAGTGAACATTTAGATGAATGGGCATATGAGGAG GGACCACATTCTGATTTCTCTGGACCGACATCTGGAAGCACAGCTTGTGTGGCAGTCATTAGAAACAACAAACTCATTGTTGCAAATGCTGGTGATTCTCGTTGTGTACTCTCGAGGAAGGGTCAG GCAATTAGTTTGTCAACAGACCACAAACCATATCTTGTTGAGGAGAAGGAAAGGATCGTAAAAGCAGGTGGTTTTATTCAAGCAGGACGAATAAATGGAAGCTTAAACCTCACTAGAGCAATTG GCGACATGGAATTCAAGCAAAACAAGTTTTTACCTGCTGAGAAGCAAGTTGTGACATGCAATCCAGACATAAACATT GTGGAGCTATGTGATGATGATGAATTTCTCATTTTAGCCTGTGATGGAGTCTG GGATTGCATGACAAGCCAGCAACTAGTGGATTTCATCAATGAGCATATAAAAACG GAGAGCTGCCTGTCTGCAGTCTGTGAAAGAGTGTTGGACCGGTGTCTGGCCCCATCCACCATTAGTGGAGATGGATTGGACAACATGACGATGATACTGGTGCAATTTAATAAGCCTATCAGACCTGATGCTCCTCATCCATAA
- the LOC135581705 gene encoding uncharacterized protein At5g64816-like, whose amino-acid sequence MVDMWWSLLGAAVPVIIAGHRIRVKGRHAEEQRLRSAQGREKNSDEIFVCERVCTSKRMLNKLGAFSKDPILDTCVTVCGVSELDACTDACARTVCVNQHQVPNWNDICLKRCQSECLRLSSLSSSSTKMP is encoded by the coding sequence ATGGTGGATATGTGGTGGTCCTTATTAGGAGCTGCAGTTCCAGTCATCATAGCAGGTCATAGGATTAGGGTAAAAGGAAGACATGCCGAGGAACAAAGGCTCAGAAGTGCTCAAGGGCGTGAAAAGAACTCGGATGAGATATTTGTTTGTGAGAGAGTGTGTACTTCGAAGAGAATGCTGAACAAGCTTGGTGCATTTTCAAAGGATCCAATTCTTGATACATGCGTCACTGTGTGCGGTGTTTCTGAGCTCGATGCTTGTACTGATGCTTGCGCAAGGACTGTTTGTGTTAACCAACACCAAGTTCCCAATTGGAATGACATCTGCCTTAAAAGATGCCAGAGCGAATGCCTTCGGCTCTCTTCActgtcatcatcatcaacaaaaatgcCTTAG
- the LOC135675762 gene encoding stromal cell-derived factor 2-like protein, with protein MALSVLFALSALLLLGLDEVSVRPASAAADVVEITYGSVIKLMHEKTKYRLHSHDVPYGSGSGQQSVTGSPDVDDSNSYWIVRPQPDSSARQGDIIETGAIIRLQHMKTRRWLHSHLHASPLSGNLEVSCYGGDDRSDTGDFWRLEIEGSGKTWRKDQRVRLRHVDTGGYLHSHDKKYNRIAGGQQEVCGVRDKRADNVWLAAEGVYLPVNASK; from the exons ATGGCGCTCTCCGTCCTCTTTGCCCTCtcggccctcctcctcctcggcctcgACGAGGTCTCTGTTCGCcctgcctccgccgccgccgatgTCGTCGAG ATTACTTATGGGTCCGTTATCAAATTGATGCACGAGAAGACGAAGTACCGGTTGCACTCGCACGATGTGCCATATGGATCAGGGAGCGGGCAGCAGTCGGTCACTGGATCTCCCGACGTGGACGATTCCAATAGTTACTGG ATTGTGAGGCCTCAACCAGATTCATCTGCCAGACAAGGTGACATCATCGAGACTGGAGCTATTATCCGATTACAACACATGAAAACTCGTAGATGGCTTCATAGCCATTTGCATGCTTCTCCATTATCTGGTAACCTTGAG GTAAGCTGCTATGGGGGGGATGACCGATCAGATACTGGTGATTTTTGGCG TCTTGAGATCGAGGGCAGTGGGAAAACATGGAGGAAGGACCAGAGAGTAAGGCTTCGACATGTTGATACTGGTGGTTACCTACACAGCCATGACAAAAAGTACAATAGGATAGCAGGAGGGCAGCAAGAG GTATGTGGTGTTCGGGACAAACGGGCCGATAACGTCTGGCTGGCAGCAGAGGGTGTGTACCTCCCAGTTAATGCAAGCAAGTGA